The following are from one region of the Tachysurus fulvidraco isolate hzauxx_2018 chromosome 15, HZAU_PFXX_2.0, whole genome shotgun sequence genome:
- the grna gene encoding granulin a isoform X6: MLRLTAAVLLLSLVSGLKCPDQQRCGDQQTCCQIPSGEFNCCPFHQGECCEDHLHCCPDGMLCEVKESRCTNATHSLPWAERFPSEDTDLANVERWSVSDVTCDETKTCPDGNTCCKNEEGGWACCPLPQAVCCEDLIHCCPHDTKCNVAAESCDNSSMSVPWLKKEPSKPIGGQKVPSTKDTSVSDIPCDDTKTCPDDNTCCKTEEGGYDCCPLPQAVCCEDFIHCCPHGTKCNLAAQKCDNSSMSVPLLEKEPSKPIGGQKVPEDKRTSVSDVPCDDTVACPDDNTCCKNQQGVWACCPLPQAVCCADLIHCCPHGTKCSDAGDSCDNSSMSVPWLKKEPSKPIGGQKVPSTKDTSVSDIPCDDTKTCPDDNTCCKTEEGGYDCCPLPQAVCCEDFIHCCPHGTKCNLAAQKCDNSSMSVPLLEKEPSKPIGGQKVPEDKRTSVSDVPCDDTVACPDDNTCCKNQQGVWACCPLPQAVCCADLIHCCPHGTKCSDAGDSCDNSSMSVPWLKKEPSKPIGGQKVPEDKSTSVSDVPCDDTVACPDDNTCCKNQQGVWACCPLPQAVCCADLIHCCPHGTKCSDAGDSCDNSSMSVPWLKKEPSKPIGGQKVPNTKDTSVSDIPCDDTKTCPDDNTCCKTEEGGYDCCPLPQAVCCEDFIHCCPHGTKCNLAAQKCDNSSMSVPLLEKEPSKPIGGQKVPEDKSTSVSDVPCDDTVACPDDNTCCKNQQGVWACCPLPQAVCCADLIHCCPHGTKCSDAGDSCDNSSMSVPWLKKEPSKPIGGQKVPNTKDTSVSDIPCDDTKTCPDDNTCCKTEEGGYDCCPLPQAVCCEDFIHCCPHGTKCNLAAQKCDNSSMSVPLLEKEPSKPIGGQKVPEDKSTSVSDVPCDDTVACPDDNTCCKNQQGVWACCPLPQAVCCADLIHCCPHGTKCSDAGDSCDNSSMSVPWLKKEPSKPIGGQKVPNTKDTSVSDIPCDDTKTCPDDNTCCKTEEGGYDCCPLPQAVCCEDFIHCCPHGTKCNLAAQKCDNSSMSVPLLKKEPSKPIGGQKVPEDKSTSVSDVPCDDTVACPDDNTCCKNQQGVWACCPLPQAVCCADLIHCCPHGTKCSDAGDSCDNSSMSVPWLKKEPSKPIGGQKVPSTKDTSVSDIPCDDTKTCPDDNTCCKTEEGGYDCCPLPQAVCCEDFIHCCPHGTKCNLAAQKCDNSSMSVPLLEKEPSKPIGGQKVPEDKSASVSDVPCDDTAACLEGSTCCKNEQGGWVCCPLPQAVCCEDFIHCCPHGTKCNLAAQKCDNSSGSVPWLKKEPSKPIGDQKVPETEGSVPWLKKKPSRPTASTARNTSVNEVTCDPHVSCPPHTTCCFMKMSKKWGCCPLDQATCCDDGENCCPKGYTCRNQWCEKSSRTKYDSVPLSSQIQNDIDCGGGFSCKDTETCCKISESSWGCCPFTEAVCCSDMEHCCPTGYTCETGSCVQATGFKWEMFFSKKKRAGTL; this comes from the exons ATGTTAAGGCTAACAGCTGCAGTGCTCTTGCTGAGCCTGGTGTCTGGTTTGAAGTGTCCTGATCAGCAGCGCTGTGGGGACCAGCAGACGTGTTGCCAGATTCCTTCTGGAGAATTCAACTGCTGTCCGTTCCATCAG ggcgAGTGCTGTGAGGACCACTTACACTGCTGCCCCGACGGCATGTTGTGTGAGGTTAAAGAATCCAGGTGCACAAACGCTACACACTCGCTTCCATGGGCCGAGAGATTTCCTTCCGAAGACACTGACCTCGCCAAT GTGGAGCGTTGGTCAGTTTCTGATGTTACCTGTGATGAAACCAAGACTTGTCCTGATGGAAACACGTGCTGTAAGAACGAAGAGGGAGGATGGGCCTGCTGCCCTCTGCCTCAG GCGGTGTGTTGTGAGGACTTGATCCACTGCTGTCCTCATGATACAAAGTGTAACGTCGCTGCTGAGTCATGTGACAACTCGTCAATGTCGGTGCCCTGGCTGAAGAAGGAGCCGAGTAAACCAATCGGTGGACAGAAGGTTCCAAGCACCAAGGATACGTCAGTTTCTGATATTCCCTGTGACGACACCAAGACTTGTCCTGATGACAACACATGCTGTAAGACAGAAGAGGGAGGATATGACTGCTGCCCTCTGCCTCAG GCGGTGTGTTGTGAGGACTTTATCCACTGCTGTCCTCATGGTACAAAGTGTAACCTTGCAGCTCAGAAATGTGACAACTCGTCAATGTCGGTGCCCTTGCTGGAGAAGGAGCCGAGTAAACCGATCGGTGGACAGAAGGTTCCAGAAGACAAGAGAACATCAGTTTCTGATGTTCCCTGTGACGACACCGTGGCTTGTCCTGATGACAACACATGCTGTAAGAACCAACAGGGAGTATGGGCCTGCTGCCCTCTGCCTCAG GCGGTGTGTTGTGCGGACTTGATCCACTGCTGTCCTCATGGTACAAAGTGTAGCGACGCCGGTGATTCATGTGACAACTCGTCAATGTCGGTGCCCTGGCTGAAGAAGGAGCCGAGTAAACCAATCGGTGGACAGAAGGTTCCAAGCACCAAGGATACGTCAGTTTCTGATATTCCCTGTGACGACACCAAGACTTGTCCTGATGACAACACATGCTGTAAGACAGAAGAGGGAGGATATGACTGCTGCCCTCTGCCTCAG GCGGTGTGTTGTGAGGACTTTATCCACTGCTGTCCTCATGGTACAAAGTGTAACCTTGCAGCTCAGAAATGTGACAACTCGTCAATGTCGGTGCCCTTGCTGGAGAAGGAGCCGAGTAAACCGATCGGTGGACAGAAGGTTCCAGAAGACAAGAGAACATCAGTTTCTGATGTTCCCTGTGACGACACCGTGGCTTGTCCTGATGACAACACATGCTGTAAGAACCAACAGGGAGTATGGGCCTGCTGCCCTCTGCCTCAG GCGGTGTGTTGTGCGGACTTGATCCACTGCTGTCCTCATGGTACAAAGTGTAGCGACGCCGGTGATTCATGTGACAACTCGTCAATGTCGGTGCCCTGGCTGAAGAAGGAGCCGAGTAAACCGATCGGTGGACAGAAGGTTCCAGAAGACAAGAGTACATCAGTTTCTGATGTTCCCTGTGACGACACCGTGGCTTGTCCTGATGACAACACATGCTGTAAGAACCAACAGGGAGTATGGGCCTGCTGCCCTCTGCCTCAG GCGGTGTGTTGTGCGGACTTGATCCACTGCTGTCCTCATGGTACAAAGTGTAGCGACGCCGGTGATTCATGTGACAACTCGTCAATGTCGGTGCCCTGGCTGAAGAAGGAGCCGAGTAAACCAATCGGTGGACAGAAGGTTCCAAACACCAAGGATACGTCAGTTTCTGATATTCCCTGTGATGACACCAAGACTTGTCCTGATGACAACACATGCTGTAAGACAGAAGAGGGAGGATATGACTGCTGCCCTCTGCCTCAG GCGGTGTGTTGTGAGGACTTTATCCACTGCTGTCCTCATGGTACAAAGTGTAACCTTGCAGCTCAGAAATGTGACAACTCGTCAATGTCGGTGCCCTTGCTGGAGAAGGAGCCGAGTAAACCGATCGGTGGACAGAAGGTTCCAGAAGACAAGAGTACATCAGTTTCTGATGTTCCCTGTGACGACACCGTGGCTTGTCCTGATGACAACACATGCTGTAAGAACCAACAGGGAGTATGGGCCTGCTGCCCTCTGCCTCAG GCGGTGTGTTGTGCGGACTTGATCCACTGCTGTCCTCATGGTACAAAGTGTAGCGACGCCGGTGATTCATGTGACAACTCGTCAATGTCGGTGCCCTGGCTGAAGAAGGAGCCGAGTAAACCAATCGGTGGACAGAAGGTTCCAAACACCAAGGATACGTCAGTTTCTGATATTCCCTGTGACGACACCAAGACTTGTCCTGATGACAACACATGCTGTAAGACAGAAGAGGGAGGATATGACTGCTGCCCTCTGCCTCAG GCGGTGTGTTGTGAGGACTTTATCCACTGCTGTCCTCATGGTACAAAGTGTAACCTTGCAGCTCAGAAATGTGACAACTCGTCAATGTCGGTGCCCTTGCTGGAGAAGGAGCCGAGTAAACCGATCGGTGGACAGAAGGTTCCAGAAGACAAGAGTACATCAGTTTCTGATGTTCCCTGTGACGACACCGTGGCTTGTCCTGATGACAACACATGCTGTAAGAACCAACAGGGAGTATGGGCCTGCTGCCCTCTGCCTCAG GCGGTGTGTTGTGCGGACTTGATCCACTGCTGTCCTCATGGTACAAAGTGTAGCGACGCCGGTGATTCATGTGACAACTCGTCAATGTCGGTGCCCTGGCTGAAGAAGGAGCCGAGTAAACCAATCGGTGGACAGAAGGTTCCAAACACCAAGGATACGTCAGTTTCTGATATTCCCTGTGACGACACCAAGACTTGTCCTGATGACAACACATGCTGTAAGACAGAAGAGGGAGGATATGACTGCTGCCCTCTGCCTCAG GCGGTGTGTTGTGAGGACTTTATCCACTGCTGTCCTCATGGTACAAAGTGTAACCTTGCAGCTCAGAAATGTGACAACTCGTCAATGTCGGTGCCCTTGCTGAAGAAGGAGCCGAGTAAACCGATCGGTGGACAGAAGGTTCCAGAAGACAAGAGTACATCAGTTTCTGATGTTCCCTGTGACGACACCGTGGCTTGTCCTGATGACAACACATGCTGTAAGAACCAACAGGGAGTATGGGCCTGCTGCCCTCTGCCTCAG GCGGTGTGTTGTGCGGACTTGATCCACTGCTGTCCTCATGGTACAAAGTGTAGCGACGCCGGTGATTCATGTGACAACTCGTCAATGTCGGTGCCCTGGCTGAAGAAGGAGCCGAGTAAACCAATCGGTGGACAGAAGGTTCCAAGCACCAAGGATACGTCAGTTTCTGATATTCCCTGTGACGACACCAAGACTTGTCCTGATGACAACACATGCTGTAAGACAGAAGAGGGAGGATATGACTGCTGCCCTCTGCCTCAG GCGGTGTGTTGTGAGGACTTTATCCACTGCTGTCCTCATGGTACAAAGTGTAACCTTGCAGCTCAGAAATGTGACAACTCGTCAATGTCGGTGCCCTTGCTGGAGAAGGAGCCGAGTAAACCGATCGGTGGACAGAAGGTTCCAGAAGACAAGAGTGCATCAGTTTCTGATGTTCCCTGTGACGACACCGCGGCTTGTCTTGAAGGAAGCACATGCTGTAAGAACGAACAGGGAGGATGGGTCTGCTGCCCTCTGCCTCAG GCGGTGTGTTGTGAGGACTTTATCCACTGCTGTCCTCATGGTACAAAGTGTAACCTTGCAGCTCAGAAATGTGACAACTCGTCAGGCTCGGTGCCCTGGCTGAAGAAGGAGCCGAGTAAACCGATCGGTGATCAGAAGGTTCCAGAAACCGAGG GATCAGTGCCCTGGCTGAAGAAGAAGCCAAGCCGGCCGACTGCAAGCACAGCTCGAAATACATCGGTAAAC GAAGTGACGTGCGACCCTCACGTGTCCTGTCCTCCACACACCACCTGCTGTTTTATGAAGATGAGCAAGAAATGGGGCTGCTGTCCTCTGGACCAG GCTACATGTTGTGATGACGGTGAGAACTGCTGTCCGAAAGGTTACACCTGCCGTAACCAGTGGTGTGAGAAAAGCTCCAGGACAAAGTACGACTCTGTGCCTTTATCGTCTCAGATCCAAAATGATATTGACTGTGGAGGAGGATTCAGCTGCAAGGACACAGAAACCTGCTGCAAGATTTCAGAGAGTTCCTGGGGCTGTTGTCCATTCACGGAG gctgtgtgttgtagtgacaTGGAGCATTGCTGTCCCACTGGATACACCTGTGAGACCGGCTCCTGCGTCCAAGCGACGGGCTTCAAATGGGAGATGTTCTTCTCCAAGAAGAAACGAGCTGGCACTCTATAA
- the grna gene encoding granulin a isoform X1: MLRLTAAVLLLSLVSGLKCPDQQRCGDQQTCCQIPSGEFNCCPFHQGECCEDHLHCCPDGMLCEVKESRCTNATHSLPWAERFPSEDTDLANVERWSVSDVTCDETKTCPDGNTCCKNEEGGWACCPLPQAVCCEDLIHCCPHDTKCNVAAESCDNSSMSVPWLKKEPSKPIGGQKVPSTKDTSVSDIPCDDTKTCPDDNTCCKTEEGGYDCCPLPQAVCCEDFIHCCPHGTKCNLAAQKCDNSSMSVPLLEKEPSKPIGGQKVPEDKRTSVSDVPCDDTVACPDDNTCCKNQQGVWACCPLPQAVCCADLIHCCPHGTKCSDAGDSCDNSSMSVPWLKKEPSKPIGGQKVPSTKDTSVSDIPCDDTKTCPDDNTCCKTEEGGYDCCPLPQAVCCEDFIHCCPHGTKCNLAAQKCDNSSMSVPLLEKEPSKPIGGQKVPEDKRTSVSDVPCDDTVACPDDNTCCKNQQGVWACCPLPQAVCCADLIHCCPHGTKCSDAGDSCDNSSMSVPWLKKEPSKPIGGQKVPEDKSTSVSDVPCDDTVACPDDNTCCKNQQGVWACCPLPQAVCCADLIHCCPHGTKCSDAGDSCDNSSMSVPWLKKEPSKPIGGQKVPNTKDTSVSDIPCDDTKTCPDDNTCCKTEEGGYDCCPLPQAVCCEDFIHCCPHGTKCNLAAQKCDNSSMSVPLLEKEPSKPIGGQKVPEDKSTSVSDVPCDDTVACPDDNTCCKNQQGVWACCPLPQAVCCADLIHCCPHGTKCSDAGDSCDNSSMSVPWLKKEPSKPIGGQKVPNTKDTSVSDIPCDDTKTCPDDNTCCKTEEGGYDCCPLPQAVCCEDFIHCCPHGTKCNLAAQKCDNSSMSVPLLEKEPSKPIGGQKVPEDKSTSVSDVPCDDTVACPDDNTCCKNQQGVWACCPLPQAVCCADLIHCCPHGTKCSDAGDSCDNSSMSVPWLKKEPSKPIGGQKVPNTKDTSVSDIPCDDTKTCPDDNTCCKTEEGGYDCCPLPQAVCCEDFIHCCPHGTKCNLAAQKCDNSSMSVPLLKKEPSKPIGGQKVPEDKSTSVSDVPCDDTVACPDDNTCCKNQQGVWACCPLPQAVCCADLIHCCPHGTKCSDAGDSCDNSSMSVPWLKKEPSKPIGGQKVPSTKDTSVSDIPCDDTKTCPDDNTCCKTEEGGYDCCPLPQAVCCEDFIHCCPHGTKCNLAAQKCDNSSMSVPLLEKEPSKPIGGQKVPEDKSASVSDVPCDDTAACLEGSTCCKNEQGGWVCCPLPQAVCCEDLIHCCPHDTKCNLAIRTCDSSSGSVPWLKKEQSKPIGGQKVPNTKDTSVSDIPCDDTKTCPDDSTCCKTEEGEWACCPLPQAVCCEDFIHCCPHGTKCNLAAQKCDNSSGSVPWLKKEPSKPIGDQKVPETEGSVPWLKKKPSRPTASTARNTSVNEVTCDPHVSCPPHTTCCFMKMSKKWGCCPLDQATCCDDGENCCPKGYTCRNQWCEKSSRTKYDSVPLSSQIQNDIDCGGGFSCKDTETCCKISESSWGCCPFTEAVCCSDMEHCCPTGYTCETGSCVQATGFKWEMFFSKKKRAGTL; the protein is encoded by the exons ATGTTAAGGCTAACAGCTGCAGTGCTCTTGCTGAGCCTGGTGTCTGGTTTGAAGTGTCCTGATCAGCAGCGCTGTGGGGACCAGCAGACGTGTTGCCAGATTCCTTCTGGAGAATTCAACTGCTGTCCGTTCCATCAG ggcgAGTGCTGTGAGGACCACTTACACTGCTGCCCCGACGGCATGTTGTGTGAGGTTAAAGAATCCAGGTGCACAAACGCTACACACTCGCTTCCATGGGCCGAGAGATTTCCTTCCGAAGACACTGACCTCGCCAAT GTGGAGCGTTGGTCAGTTTCTGATGTTACCTGTGATGAAACCAAGACTTGTCCTGATGGAAACACGTGCTGTAAGAACGAAGAGGGAGGATGGGCCTGCTGCCCTCTGCCTCAG GCGGTGTGTTGTGAGGACTTGATCCACTGCTGTCCTCATGATACAAAGTGTAACGTCGCTGCTGAGTCATGTGACAACTCGTCAATGTCGGTGCCCTGGCTGAAGAAGGAGCCGAGTAAACCAATCGGTGGACAGAAGGTTCCAAGCACCAAGGATACGTCAGTTTCTGATATTCCCTGTGACGACACCAAGACTTGTCCTGATGACAACACATGCTGTAAGACAGAAGAGGGAGGATATGACTGCTGCCCTCTGCCTCAG GCGGTGTGTTGTGAGGACTTTATCCACTGCTGTCCTCATGGTACAAAGTGTAACCTTGCAGCTCAGAAATGTGACAACTCGTCAATGTCGGTGCCCTTGCTGGAGAAGGAGCCGAGTAAACCGATCGGTGGACAGAAGGTTCCAGAAGACAAGAGAACATCAGTTTCTGATGTTCCCTGTGACGACACCGTGGCTTGTCCTGATGACAACACATGCTGTAAGAACCAACAGGGAGTATGGGCCTGCTGCCCTCTGCCTCAG GCGGTGTGTTGTGCGGACTTGATCCACTGCTGTCCTCATGGTACAAAGTGTAGCGACGCCGGTGATTCATGTGACAACTCGTCAATGTCGGTGCCCTGGCTGAAGAAGGAGCCGAGTAAACCAATCGGTGGACAGAAGGTTCCAAGCACCAAGGATACGTCAGTTTCTGATATTCCCTGTGACGACACCAAGACTTGTCCTGATGACAACACATGCTGTAAGACAGAAGAGGGAGGATATGACTGCTGCCCTCTGCCTCAG GCGGTGTGTTGTGAGGACTTTATCCACTGCTGTCCTCATGGTACAAAGTGTAACCTTGCAGCTCAGAAATGTGACAACTCGTCAATGTCGGTGCCCTTGCTGGAGAAGGAGCCGAGTAAACCGATCGGTGGACAGAAGGTTCCAGAAGACAAGAGAACATCAGTTTCTGATGTTCCCTGTGACGACACCGTGGCTTGTCCTGATGACAACACATGCTGTAAGAACCAACAGGGAGTATGGGCCTGCTGCCCTCTGCCTCAG GCGGTGTGTTGTGCGGACTTGATCCACTGCTGTCCTCATGGTACAAAGTGTAGCGACGCCGGTGATTCATGTGACAACTCGTCAATGTCGGTGCCCTGGCTGAAGAAGGAGCCGAGTAAACCGATCGGTGGACAGAAGGTTCCAGAAGACAAGAGTACATCAGTTTCTGATGTTCCCTGTGACGACACCGTGGCTTGTCCTGATGACAACACATGCTGTAAGAACCAACAGGGAGTATGGGCCTGCTGCCCTCTGCCTCAG GCGGTGTGTTGTGCGGACTTGATCCACTGCTGTCCTCATGGTACAAAGTGTAGCGACGCCGGTGATTCATGTGACAACTCGTCAATGTCGGTGCCCTGGCTGAAGAAGGAGCCGAGTAAACCAATCGGTGGACAGAAGGTTCCAAACACCAAGGATACGTCAGTTTCTGATATTCCCTGTGATGACACCAAGACTTGTCCTGATGACAACACATGCTGTAAGACAGAAGAGGGAGGATATGACTGCTGCCCTCTGCCTCAG GCGGTGTGTTGTGAGGACTTTATCCACTGCTGTCCTCATGGTACAAAGTGTAACCTTGCAGCTCAGAAATGTGACAACTCGTCAATGTCGGTGCCCTTGCTGGAGAAGGAGCCGAGTAAACCGATCGGTGGACAGAAGGTTCCAGAAGACAAGAGTACATCAGTTTCTGATGTTCCCTGTGACGACACCGTGGCTTGTCCTGATGACAACACATGCTGTAAGAACCAACAGGGAGTATGGGCCTGCTGCCCTCTGCCTCAG GCGGTGTGTTGTGCGGACTTGATCCACTGCTGTCCTCATGGTACAAAGTGTAGCGACGCCGGTGATTCATGTGACAACTCGTCAATGTCGGTGCCCTGGCTGAAGAAGGAGCCGAGTAAACCAATCGGTGGACAGAAGGTTCCAAACACCAAGGATACGTCAGTTTCTGATATTCCCTGTGACGACACCAAGACTTGTCCTGATGACAACACATGCTGTAAGACAGAAGAGGGAGGATATGACTGCTGCCCTCTGCCTCAG GCGGTGTGTTGTGAGGACTTTATCCACTGCTGTCCTCATGGTACAAAGTGTAACCTTGCAGCTCAGAAATGTGACAACTCGTCAATGTCGGTGCCCTTGCTGGAGAAGGAGCCGAGTAAACCGATCGGTGGACAGAAGGTTCCAGAAGACAAGAGTACATCAGTTTCTGATGTTCCCTGTGACGACACCGTGGCTTGTCCTGATGACAACACATGCTGTAAGAACCAACAGGGAGTATGGGCCTGCTGCCCTCTGCCTCAG GCGGTGTGTTGTGCGGACTTGATCCACTGCTGTCCTCATGGTACAAAGTGTAGCGACGCCGGTGATTCATGTGACAACTCGTCAATGTCGGTGCCCTGGCTGAAGAAGGAGCCGAGTAAACCAATCGGTGGACAGAAGGTTCCAAACACCAAGGATACGTCAGTTTCTGATATTCCCTGTGACGACACCAAGACTTGTCCTGATGACAACACATGCTGTAAGACAGAAGAGGGAGGATATGACTGCTGCCCTCTGCCTCAG GCGGTGTGTTGTGAGGACTTTATCCACTGCTGTCCTCATGGTACAAAGTGTAACCTTGCAGCTCAGAAATGTGACAACTCGTCAATGTCGGTGCCCTTGCTGAAGAAGGAGCCGAGTAAACCGATCGGTGGACAGAAGGTTCCAGAAGACAAGAGTACATCAGTTTCTGATGTTCCCTGTGACGACACCGTGGCTTGTCCTGATGACAACACATGCTGTAAGAACCAACAGGGAGTATGGGCCTGCTGCCCTCTGCCTCAG GCGGTGTGTTGTGCGGACTTGATCCACTGCTGTCCTCATGGTACAAAGTGTAGCGACGCCGGTGATTCATGTGACAACTCGTCAATGTCGGTGCCCTGGCTGAAGAAGGAGCCGAGTAAACCAATCGGTGGACAGAAGGTTCCAAGCACCAAGGATACGTCAGTTTCTGATATTCCCTGTGACGACACCAAGACTTGTCCTGATGACAACACATGCTGTAAGACAGAAGAGGGAGGATATGACTGCTGCCCTCTGCCTCAG GCGGTGTGTTGTGAGGACTTTATCCACTGCTGTCCTCATGGTACAAAGTGTAACCTTGCAGCTCAGAAATGTGACAACTCGTCAATGTCGGTGCCCTTGCTGGAGAAGGAGCCGAGTAAACCGATCGGTGGACAGAAGGTTCCAGAAGACAAGAGTGCATCAGTTTCTGATGTTCCCTGTGACGACACCGCGGCTTGTCTTGAAGGAAGCACATGCTGTAAGAACGAACAGGGAGGATGGGTCTGCTGCCCTCTGCCTCAG GCAGTGTGTTGTGAGGACTTGATCCACTGCTGTCCTCATGACACAAAGTGTAACCTCGCCATTCGGACATGTGACAGCTCGTCAGGCTCAGTGCCCTGGCTGAAGAAGGAGCAGAGTAAACCAATCGGTGGACAGAAGGTTCCAAACACCAAGGATACGTCAGTTTCTGATATTCCCTGTGACGACACCAAGACTTGTCCTGATGACAGCACATGCTGTAAGACAGAAGAGGGAGAATGGGCCTGCTGCCCTCTGCCTCAG GCGGTGTGTTGTGAGGACTTTATCCACTGCTGTCCTCATGGTACAAAGTGTAACCTTGCAGCTCAGAAATGTGACAACTCGTCAGGCTCGGTGCCCTGGCTGAAGAAGGAGCCGAGTAAACCGATCGGTGATCAGAAGGTTCCAGAAACCGAGG GATCAGTGCCCTGGCTGAAGAAGAAGCCAAGCCGGCCGACTGCAAGCACAGCTCGAAATACATCGGTAAAC GAAGTGACGTGCGACCCTCACGTGTCCTGTCCTCCACACACCACCTGCTGTTTTATGAAGATGAGCAAGAAATGGGGCTGCTGTCCTCTGGACCAG GCTACATGTTGTGATGACGGTGAGAACTGCTGTCCGAAAGGTTACACCTGCCGTAACCAGTGGTGTGAGAAAAGCTCCAGGACAAAGTACGACTCTGTGCCTTTATCGTCTCAGATCCAAAATGATATTGACTGTGGAGGAGGATTCAGCTGCAAGGACACAGAAACCTGCTGCAAGATTTCAGAGAGTTCCTGGGGCTGTTGTCCATTCACGGAG gctgtgtgttgtagtgacaTGGAGCATTGCTGTCCCACTGGATACACCTGTGAGACCGGCTCCTGCGTCCAAGCGACGGGCTTCAAATGGGAGATGTTCTTCTCCAAGAAGAAACGAGCTGGCACTCTATAA